One Amaranthus tricolor cultivar Red isolate AtriRed21 chromosome 1, ASM2621246v1, whole genome shotgun sequence DNA window includes the following coding sequences:
- the LOC130809621 gene encoding 60S ribosomal protein L14-1-like has protein sequence MPFKRYVEIGRVALVNYGKEYGRLVIIVDVLDQNRVLVDGPDMVRGQMNLKRLSLTDIKIDIEKVPKKKTLIDAMEAADVKNKWDSSSWGRKLIVQKRRAALNDFDRFKIMLAKIKKAGAVRQELAKLKKEAA, from the exons ATG CCGTTCAAGAGGTACGTAGAGATCGGAAGGGTTGCTCTTGTCAACTACGGCAAAGAGTATGGTCGCCTTGTGATTATCGTTGATGTCTTGGATCAGAACAGA GTTCTAGTTGATGGTCCTGATATGGTCAGAGGTCAAATGAACTTGAAGAGGCTGTCTTTGACTGATATTAAGATTGATATTGAGAAGGTGCCAAAGAAAAAGACACTAATTGATGCAATGGAGGCTGCTG ATGTGAAGAACAAATGGGATAGCTCTTCATGGGGTAGGAAACTTATTGTCCAGAAAAGGAGAGCTGCACTCAATGACTTCGACAGGTTCAAAATCATGTTGGCCAAGATCAAG AAAGCTGGAGCAGTTAGGCAGGAGCTTGCAAAGTTGAAGAAGGAGGCTGCTTAA
- the LOC130809631 gene encoding uncharacterized protein LOC130809631 has product MEEVVGMEEVVSMEELVMNEMVKEISLKDISKKLEEFALERDWEKYHSPRNLLLAMVGEVGELSEIFQWRGEVARGLPNWEESDKEHLGEELSDVLLYLIRLADICGIDLADAALKKMVKNAVKYPAKMN; this is encoded by the exons ATGGAGGAAGTTGTaggaatggaggaagtagtaAGCATGGAAGAACTTGTTATGAATGAAATGGTGAAAGAGATTAGTCTAAAAGATATCTCCAAGAAACTTGAAGAATTTGCCCTAGAAAGAGACTGGGAGAAGTATCATAGTCCTAGAAATTTGCTGCTTGCTATG GTAGGGGAAGTTGGGGAGCTATCGGAGATATTCCAATGGAGAGGAGAGGTGGCGAGAGGTTTACCGAACTGGGAGGAATCGGATAAGGAGCATCTAGGCGAAGAGTTATCTGATGTACTTCTATACCTTATCAGGTTGGCTGATATTTGTGGTATTGATCTTGCTGATGCTGCTCtcaaaaaaatggtgaaaaatgcTGTGAAGTACCCTGCCAAGATGAACTGA
- the LOC130809172 gene encoding uncharacterized protein LOC130809172, whose product MNALIKYALKSHVHNTKRSLVLSLYPMKGDPPPPPPPPKIDLFSPYYLGPHDRPGDFITPTRLRGDNYDEWANDVQMALQARRKFVFFNGTITAPSSPCTLDDWDTLQAMLISWLMNTIDPEIKVSLSRYKDAKRLWDTLRSRFSIVNGPRIQQLKSSIARCQQTKTMSIATYFGKLTALWEELNNYEPLIQCSYCNTCTAGEEHKKRRVNTRLHQFVYPLLTIDRAYQLLVQDERVRLTTPFPEDKPPQAVGFAVRTPPGRNRSDQRSSPAGASSDQRDKSALFCSHCRKSGHVISGCFELNGYPEWWPPGSSKQQSGPSGNSGSSGRGRQPPTTARGRGGSVKAHAVGCSNTGGSSHPPVGASSPQVFSPDQWKILASFIGNTKVSDDRLTGEFDCNSWISDTRASRHVTCNDSWLFDVRNVTCLVGLPNGKSVVATKEGSVYLSDNLTLKHVLFVPELCCNLISVSQIIDNLKCTVQFTPTTCVIHDQLREPIGTSITRDGLFYFEGVNPAQQILVNAVSSTLDLWHKTMGHPSETVVKLLPHVSSCKGSLNKVCDVFFRAKHSRDKFPLSDNKASRIFEKVHCVCGVHINTHLLVMQDIF is encoded by the exons CCACCACCACCGCCACCACCACCAAAAATTGACCTCTTCTCTCCATATTATCTTGGCCCTCATGATCGACCCGGCGATTTCATAACTCCAACTCGACTTCGTGGAGACAATTATGATGAATGGGCTAATGATGTTCAAATGGCTTTACAAGCCAGAAGGAAATTCGTCTTCTTCAATGGCACAATTACTGCTCCATCTTCCCCTTGTACACTGGACGATTGGGATACTCTTCAAGCCATGCTTATTTCGTGGCTCATGAATACTATTGATCCCGAAATTAAGGTCTCCCTTTCTCGGTACAAAGATGCCAAAAGGCTTTGGGATACCCTTAGATCTCGGTTTTCCATTGTTAATGGACCCCGGATTCAGCAGCTTAAATCATCTATTGCTCGTTGTCAACAAACGAAAACCATGTCAATTGCCACGTATTTTGGGAAATTGACAGCCTTATGGGAGGAATTGAATAATTACGAACCTTTGATTCAATGTTCCTATTGTAATACCTGTACAGCAGGGGAAGAACATAAGAAACGAAGAGTCAATACCCGCCTTCATCAGTTTGTTT ATCCCCTTCTTACTATCGATCGTGCTTATCAATTGCTTGTTCAAGATGAACGGGTTCGATTGACCACACCGTTCCCAGAGGACAAACCGCCTCAAGCTGTTGGCTTTGCTGTCCGTACGCCACCTGGTCGGAACAGGTCCGATCAGCGTTCTTCTCCAGCGGGTGCGTCCTCTGACCAACGAGATAAATCAGCTTTATTTTGCTCTCACTGCCGGAAGTCCGGCCATGTCATCTCTGGGTGCTTCGAATTGAATGGCTACCCTGAATGGTGGCCGCCTGGTTCTTCAAAGCAACAATCAGGACCGTCGGGAAACTCAGGATCCTCAGGGCGCGGTAGACAGCCTCCGACCACCGCCAGGGGTCGTGGTGGTTCTGTTAAAGCTCACGCCGTGGGCTGCAGCAACACGGGTGGGTCTTCTCACCCGCCTGTAGGAGCGTCCTCTCCACAGGTTTTTTCACCGGATCAATGGAAAATCCTTGCTTCTTTTATTGGTAATACTAAAGTTTCTGATGATCGATTAACGGGTGAGTTTGATTGCAATTCTTGGATAAGTGATACGAGGGCTTCTCGCCACGTTACCTGTAACGATTCATGGTTATTTGATGTTCGTAATGTCACTTGTTTGGTGGGTCTTCCTAATGGAAAATCTGTTGTTGCAACAAAGGAGGGATCCGTTTATTTATCTGACAATCTAACCCTTAAACATGTGCTTTTTGTTCCGGAAttatgttgtaatttaatttcgGTTTCGCAAATTATTGACAATTTGAAATGTACTGTTCAATTTACTCCTACTACTTGTGTTATACATGACCAATTGAGGGAGCCGATTGGGACGAGCATTACGAGGGATGGACTTTTCTACTTCGAGGGTGTTAATCCGGCACAACAAATCTTGGTGAATGCGGTTTCCTCTACTTTGGATTTATGGCACAAAACGATGGGTCACCCCTCTGAAACAGTAGTGAAGCTTCTTCCTCATGTCTCTAGTTGCAAAGGTAGTTTAAATAAAGTCTGTGATGTTTTTTTCCGTGCAAAACATTCTAGGGATAAATTTCCTTTGAGTGACAATAAGGCCTCTAGAATATTCGAAAAAGTTCATTGTGTTTGTGGGGTCCATATAAACACCCATCTTCTTGTGATGCAAGATATTTTTTga